In Leptospira perdikensis, a single genomic region encodes these proteins:
- a CDS encoding MBOAT family O-acyltransferase: MLFNTFVFLLFFLVVYSVFLGFGWFAGKQKWAYRAQNLWLLLASYFFYGWWEWFFLTLILISTVIDYCAAIFIESTENQIRRRLYLSVSIVANLGLLFTMKYYDFFAVNLIDSWNQLALWMGSTAATDSNTYLLRNIILPVGISFYTFQTMSYTIDVFRRQIKAERDFFDFALFVNYFPQLVAGPIERAQDLLPQLKKPKFPTWDRVQKGLYDILLGYFMKVYVADNLSTYVDQVFLAGKSLYTQNPDIIQAMDGSQVFAGGFLFLTQIYCDFAGYSFIALGVSRLLGVTLTVNFETPEFSKTPTEFWNRWHVTLNRWFRDYIYISLGGSKYGKFAQYRNLFIIFFLSGLWHGANWTFITWGCLQGIYTIIYLVAFAKKKEDKTSDLEIAPPSLWEKIQSILSGTFSRVLIYTLVVFSAVGFRSYDANMMFLYMKKFLMVWNWDLNPNNNVKDMLGLFGEYFKIFLPLLIIDGITYFKKERYWVFVSHPLVQVFVLFFMGFLILTRGVFGKEVIYFAF, translated from the coding sequence ATGCTTTTTAATACCTTTGTCTTTTTGTTATTCTTTCTGGTCGTGTATTCGGTCTTTTTGGGATTCGGATGGTTTGCCGGAAAACAGAAATGGGCCTACCGCGCACAAAATCTTTGGCTCCTTCTAGCATCCTATTTTTTTTATGGGTGGTGGGAGTGGTTTTTTCTAACTCTCATCCTCATTAGTACAGTCATCGACTACTGTGCTGCCATCTTCATCGAAAGTACAGAAAACCAAATCCGTCGTCGCCTATATCTATCGGTTTCGATTGTTGCCAACTTGGGCCTACTATTTACAATGAAGTATTACGATTTTTTCGCAGTGAACCTCATTGACTCTTGGAACCAATTGGCTTTGTGGATGGGTTCCACTGCTGCCACCGATTCGAATACATACTTGTTAAGAAATATCATTCTGCCGGTGGGAATTAGTTTTTATACCTTCCAAACCATGTCTTATACCATCGATGTGTTTCGCAGACAAATCAAAGCGGAACGTGACTTTTTTGACTTTGCTCTTTTTGTGAATTATTTCCCACAACTTGTGGCAGGTCCCATCGAACGCGCTCAAGACCTACTTCCTCAATTGAAAAAACCAAAATTTCCAACTTGGGACAGGGTGCAGAAAGGATTGTATGATATCCTACTTGGTTATTTTATGAAGGTGTATGTGGCAGATAACTTATCCACATATGTAGACCAAGTATTCCTTGCCGGTAAATCTCTATATACACAAAATCCAGACATCATTCAAGCTATGGACGGCTCACAAGTGTTTGCTGGTGGATTTTTGTTTTTAACACAAATTTATTGTGACTTTGCTGGTTATTCTTTTATTGCTTTAGGAGTTTCTAGGCTTCTTGGTGTCACTCTCACGGTAAATTTTGAAACTCCAGAATTTTCCAAAACACCTACAGAGTTTTGGAATCGTTGGCATGTAACACTGAATCGGTGGTTCCGTGATTATATTTATATTTCCCTTGGTGGGAGTAAATATGGAAAGTTTGCGCAGTACAGAAACTTATTTATTATTTTCTTTTTATCCGGACTTTGGCACGGAGCCAATTGGACTTTTATCACTTGGGGTTGTTTACAAGGGATTTATACCATTATTTACCTAGTTGCCTTTGCCAAAAAGAAAGAAGACAAAACAAGTGATTTGGAAATTGCCCCTCCTTCCTTATGGGAAAAAATCCAAAGTATTCTTTCGGGAACTTTTTCGCGAGTACTCATTTATACTCTCGTTGTTTTTAGTGCCGTAGGATTTCGTTCTTATGATGCCAATATGATGTTTCTTTATATGAAAAAATTCTTAATGGTTTGGAATTGGGACTTAAATCCAAACAATAACGTTAAAGATATGTTGGGACTTTTTGGTGAGTATTTTAAAATCTTTTTACCACTTCTCATCATTGATGGAATTACATACTTTAAAAAAGAAAGATATTGGGTTTTTGTATCCCATCCTCTGGTTCAAGTTTTTGTTTTATTCTTTATGGGATTTCTCATTCTTACTCGTGGAGTTTTTGGAAAGGAGGTAATCTACTTTGCGTTCTAA
- a CDS encoding amidohydrolase family protein, with protein sequence MGKIAGKIVTHEREFEGTIEFDSSTGLITNVKDGIDADARQFSDGSVIFPGFGDIHIHAREDVSGKHTYKEDFISAGNAAINGGVIHVADMPNNPVPPIDDETYAAKLALTKKAPIHITLYAGIGPHTKPLEKKVPYKVFMGPSIGELFFHDNASLEEVIKHYVGQDISFHCEDPEILIANQSQPTHEERRPKEAETVATDFALYLIEKYNLKGKLCHYSTKDGLSKIIAAKKRGVNVTCEVTPTHLMFDTDMLTETNHKWFQMNPPLRGKEDREAMVKGILDGHIDYLATDHAPHSIEEKQKGTSGISQLDTYGLFVTYMILKLNIPLQTIAIICSKNPGEFVAPYLPDQFGRGVGIINQGYAANFSILNLKKPVEFQKSMVKSKSGWSPFEGFSFPGSIEAVYFLGNEIHAK encoded by the coding sequence ATGGGAAAAATTGCAGGGAAGATCGTAACTCACGAAAGGGAATTTGAAGGCACAATCGAATTTGATTCTAGTACGGGGCTCATCACGAATGTAAAAGACGGGATCGATGCCGATGCTCGCCAGTTTTCTGATGGTTCAGTGATTTTTCCTGGTTTCGGCGATATCCACATCCACGCAAGAGAAGATGTGAGTGGGAAACACACTTACAAAGAAGATTTTATCTCAGCTGGTAATGCTGCCATCAACGGTGGTGTGATCCATGTGGCAGATATGCCAAACAATCCAGTTCCGCCTATTGATGATGAAACCTATGCCGCAAAACTTGCGCTCACTAAAAAAGCACCCATCCATATCACTTTGTATGCCGGGATCGGCCCACATACAAAACCATTGGAAAAAAAAGTTCCCTATAAAGTCTTTATGGGCCCTTCCATTGGAGAATTATTTTTTCATGACAATGCTTCTTTAGAAGAAGTCATCAAACATTATGTGGGCCAAGACATTAGTTTCCACTGCGAAGATCCAGAGATTTTAATTGCCAACCAATCACAACCAACACATGAAGAAAGACGCCCCAAAGAAGCAGAAACAGTTGCTACTGATTTTGCTTTGTATTTGATCGAAAAATACAATCTCAAAGGCAAACTTTGCCATTATTCGACAAAAGATGGTCTTTCTAAAATCATCGCTGCTAAAAAACGAGGAGTGAATGTGACTTGCGAAGTGACACCCACTCATTTGATGTTTGATACGGATATGTTAACAGAAACCAATCATAAATGGTTTCAAATGAATCCACCACTTCGTGGTAAAGAAGACCGAGAAGCTATGGTAAAAGGGATTTTAGATGGACATATTGACTATTTGGCAACGGACCATGCCCCCCATTCCATAGAAGAAAAACAAAAAGGCACAAGTGGGATCTCTCAACTTGATACATATGGGTTGTTTGTTACGTATATGATACTCAAACTAAACATTCCTTTACAGACCATAGCAATAATATGTTCCAAAAACCCTGGAGAATTTGTGGCGCCCTACCTTCCTGACCAATTTGGAAGAGGGGTTGGCATTATTAACCAAGGTTATGCGGCTAATTTTTCTATCCTAAATTTAAAAAAACCAGTTGAATTTCAAAAATCAATGGTTAAAAGTAAGTCCGGATGGTCACCCTTTGAAGGGTTCAGTTTTCCTGGATCCATTGAAGCCGTCTACTTTTTAGGCAATGAAATACATGCAAAATGA
- a CDS encoding RecQ family ATP-dependent DNA helicase has protein sequence MGNLIVDPFGFTEILRVTLDLRSELKTKFGFSEFRPGQEEAIRSVLDGQDTLAILPTGAGKSLIYQLPATIQKNKLTLVISPLIALMKDQTESLLAKGIPAAFCNSTQDEVEQMTILAKSVKGEIRVLLVSPERALSNGFLRIFRELDLFALVVDEAHCVSQWGHDFRPEYRQIHILRERHPRPNFPILALTATATRKVQSDVQAALGMKSPKVVLSTFYRPNLKFSVEYPAAERDKADRLIELLEPWKDGRKFPGRAIVYCATRKKTDETYDLLKDFGFSVGKYHAGRTDGIRERTQNAYSSGKVPILVATNAFGMGMDQPDVRLVVHYQVPASLEAYYQEAGRAGRDGLGSECVLFFKAGDVATQAFMLSKETNFKGGDTLLKYIKEYAGKEECRQVQLCSYFGESISPCGSCDICTEVGANLHRTHFLKSEAAKVQKKNEKRDYPLSEWEEETIQNFLKEHPAVFGKTIIAKTLVGKRTKDVLRYRMERNPYHGKLDGIPEEAVVAKLETWVEEKKVLVAGAKYPKLYLPNFAKIKSKLSSSNSDETNSLKTKLKKPPTLNSQILKELINYRDRKARQLKWKKFMVFQNPVLKRIAERKPKNLSELEATKGVGPAKVERFGNDIIEILSKWD, from the coding sequence ATGGGGAATCTTATCGTTGACCCTTTCGGATTTACGGAAATCTTGAGAGTTACCTTGGATCTACGTTCGGAACTCAAAACCAAATTCGGTTTTTCGGAATTTCGCCCAGGCCAAGAAGAGGCCATTCGTTCTGTACTGGATGGGCAAGATACCTTGGCCATTTTGCCAACTGGTGCGGGAAAATCTCTGATTTACCAACTCCCAGCCACCATTCAAAAAAACAAACTAACTCTAGTTATATCACCTCTCATTGCTTTAATGAAAGACCAAACAGAGAGTTTGCTTGCCAAAGGAATTCCTGCTGCCTTTTGTAATTCCACTCAAGATGAAGTGGAACAAATGACCATCCTTGCCAAGTCGGTAAAAGGAGAAATTCGAGTCCTACTCGTTTCCCCAGAGAGAGCATTGTCGAATGGTTTTTTAAGAATCTTTCGGGAACTAGATTTATTTGCCCTTGTTGTGGATGAAGCTCATTGTGTTTCGCAGTGGGGACATGACTTTCGTCCGGAATACCGCCAAATCCATATTTTGCGAGAACGCCATCCTCGTCCTAATTTTCCGATCCTCGCACTGACGGCCACAGCGACTCGGAAAGTTCAATCTGATGTCCAAGCTGCCCTTGGAATGAAATCACCGAAAGTGGTGCTTTCTACTTTTTATAGACCTAATTTAAAATTCAGCGTAGAATATCCGGCGGCCGAAAGGGACAAAGCGGATCGTTTGATTGAACTATTAGAACCTTGGAAAGATGGAAGAAAATTTCCAGGTCGTGCCATTGTTTATTGTGCCACTCGGAAAAAAACCGATGAAACATATGATCTTTTAAAAGACTTCGGATTCTCTGTGGGAAAATACCATGCGGGTCGCACTGATGGAATCCGAGAACGAACTCAAAATGCCTACTCCTCTGGAAAAGTTCCCATCCTTGTAGCCACCAATGCCTTTGGAATGGGAATGGATCAACCTGATGTTCGTTTGGTGGTGCATTATCAAGTTCCTGCCTCTCTCGAAGCTTATTACCAAGAAGCGGGTCGTGCCGGAAGGGACGGGCTTGGTTCGGAATGTGTTTTGTTTTTTAAAGCGGGTGACGTGGCCACACAAGCCTTTATGTTATCAAAGGAAACAAACTTCAAAGGTGGAGATACCCTCCTCAAATACATCAAAGAATATGCAGGCAAAGAAGAATGTCGGCAAGTCCAACTCTGTTCTTATTTTGGTGAATCCATTTCTCCTTGTGGAAGTTGTGATATTTGTACGGAAGTGGGAGCCAACCTCCACAGAACTCATTTTTTAAAATCAGAAGCCGCAAAAGTTCAAAAGAAAAACGAAAAAAGAGATTATCCTCTTTCCGAATGGGAAGAAGAAACCATACAAAATTTTTTAAAGGAACATCCAGCTGTATTTGGAAAAACCATCATCGCTAAAACTCTTGTGGGCAAACGTACTAAAGATGTACTTCGATACCGAATGGAAAGAAATCCATATCACGGAAAGTTAGATGGAATTCCCGAAGAAGCAGTGGTGGCAAAACTCGAAACTTGGGTGGAAGAAAAAAAAGTTTTGGTGGCCGGTGCCAAATACCCTAAACTGTATTTACCCAATTTTGCAAAAATAAAATCAAAATTATCATCATCTAACTCTGATGAAACGAATAGTTTAAAAACAAAACTAAAAAAACCACCCACTCTCAATTCACAAATTTTAAAAGAACTCATCAACTACCGAGATAGAAAAGCAAGACAACTCAAATGGAAAAAGTTTATGGTATTTCAAAATCCTGTTCTCAAACGAATTGCGGAAAGAAAACCAAAGAACCTTTCTGAATTAGAAGCCACAAAAGGTGTGGGCCCTGCCAAAGTAGAAAGATTTGGAAATGATATCATCGAGATCTTATCCAAATGGGACTAA
- a CDS encoding DUF1574 family protein, whose protein sequence is MRSKFLGIGITLLLFLVLELVVRFTGIHYLEQPEIFFVNLKKNFVESGKGEADIIVLGDSRSMALAGYSKESGVEYSVYNHSLPAMGPKYYRFFLDKYLKKGNAKPKMVLFAASPKLYSTGYGPPLYDPDGKSVKENESISTYLNRRWQEGIQKNFFRTPTPTNIISYSGKQEDANQILWEFFGHRYLHQFTFSELSEQYSGVERLFILSKATPLLYESYRFHGAIRNALSQTNWKVDKNYKERSLFCESCENVEAGLCKPASSQLEDNFTIEDQINRHFGKYNISNRLKPELVLFSKELIQKELDAERTNPKPYVYHKPDFIVLKELIEYTRSQGIQFGMIYMPWMKDGQESRESQDLLADLKTFFRENPDAGLFFFPDSSYPNDRFVDNIHYDCRGEKRVNEEFLKFVLPQVFRFLHSR, encoded by the coding sequence TTGCGTTCTAAATTTTTAGGAATTGGGATTACCCTCTTATTGTTTTTGGTATTGGAACTTGTAGTTCGATTCACAGGAATCCACTATTTGGAACAACCGGAAATTTTCTTTGTCAACCTAAAGAAAAACTTTGTAGAATCCGGCAAAGGTGAAGCCGATATCATTGTGTTAGGTGACTCGAGATCAATGGCACTCGCCGGTTATTCGAAAGAATCTGGTGTTGAATATTCTGTTTATAATCATAGTTTGCCTGCCATGGGCCCAAAGTACTATCGTTTCTTTTTGGATAAGTATTTAAAGAAAGGAAATGCTAAACCAAAAATGGTTTTGTTTGCTGCTTCACCTAAACTATATTCTACGGGATATGGACCACCGTTATATGATCCTGATGGTAAATCAGTAAAAGAAAACGAATCCATCTCTACTTATTTGAACCGAAGATGGCAAGAAGGAATTCAAAAAAACTTTTTTCGTACTCCCACACCTACCAATATCATCAGTTATAGTGGCAAACAAGAAGACGCAAACCAAATCCTTTGGGAATTTTTTGGTCATAGATACCTCCATCAATTTACATTTTCAGAACTCTCCGAACAATACTCTGGTGTGGAACGTTTGTTTATTCTGTCTAAAGCAACACCACTGCTCTATGAATCCTATCGGTTCCACGGTGCCATTCGTAACGCACTCAGCCAAACCAATTGGAAGGTTGATAAAAATTACAAAGAACGATCTTTGTTTTGTGAATCCTGCGAAAATGTGGAAGCAGGACTTTGTAAACCTGCATCCTCCCAATTAGAAGACAATTTTACCATTGAAGACCAAATCAATCGTCACTTTGGAAAATACAATATCTCCAATCGTTTGAAACCAGAACTTGTTTTATTTTCAAAAGAGTTGATTCAAAAGGAATTGGATGCAGAACGAACCAACCCAAAACCTTATGTATATCACAAACCAGACTTTATTGTATTAAAAGAACTGATTGAATACACTCGTTCACAAGGAATCCAATTTGGAATGATTTATATGCCTTGGATGAAGGATGGCCAAGAATCTAGGGAATCCCAAGACTTACTGGCGGATCTAAAAACTTTTTTTAGAGAGAATCCAGATGCAGGACTCTTTTTCTTTCCGGATTCCTCCTATCCAAATGATCGGTTTGTAGATAATATCCATTACGATTGCCGGGGAGAAAAACGGGTAAACGAAGAATTTCTCAAATTTGTTCTTCCTCAAGTGTTCCGTTTTTTGCATTCCAGATAA